The following are encoded in a window of Osmia bicornis bicornis chromosome 15, iOsmBic2.1, whole genome shotgun sequence genomic DNA:
- the LOC114881851 gene encoding protein flightless-1 isoform X3 gives MANTGVLPFVRGIDFSSNDFGNGKFPESVRLMTGIQWLKLNETNLTEIPEEMGKLLKLEHLSLVKNKLERLYGELTVLGCLRTLNIRRNNIKSSGIPAELFHLEELTTLDLSHNNLKEVPEGLERARSLLNLNLSHNHIDTIPNTLFIHLTDLLFLDLSNNKLETLPPQTRRLANLQSLNLNHNPLGHFQLRQLPSLMNLTTLQMRDTQRTLSNIPSNLETLTNLQELDLSQNNLPRVPDALYSLLNLRRLNLSDNEITELSTAIELWTKLEILNICRNQLTVIPASVCKIVTLRRLYLNDNQLDFEGIPSGIGKLSSLQVFSAANNHLEMIPEGLCRCGSLKKLILSSNRLITVPDAIHLLTDLEQLDLRDNPNLVMPPKPMEVQKGSGIEFYNIDFSLQHQLRLAGANVPTPTQTANSKDPIARKMRLRRRRDQEEADQDQAKILKGMKDIAKEKNKDKECEESKVESLKPKRWDETLEKPPLDYSEFFDEDAGQVPGLSVWEIENFLPNEIEEVAHGKFYEGDCYIVLKTEIDEAGSLVWAIYFWIGEKATLDKRACAAIHAVNLRNYLGAQCRTIREEQGEESDEFLMLFESGITYIEGGRTSSGFYTVEDTPSITRLYRVHAAGASIHLEPVPVCFDSLDPDFVFVLDSGYKIFIWYGKTAKSTLKSKARLMAEKINKNERKNKAEILTEIMNSESDDFLSHLNVKDISQLPQITEHVDPNFIPFTPRLYQVQLGMGYLELPQVEVPHGKLTNTLLNNRNVYILDCHLDVYVWFGKKSTRLVRAAAVKLSQELFNMIERPEYAMVTRLQEGTESQIFKSKFTGWDEVIAVDFTRTAESVAKTGADLTKWAKQQETKADLAALFMPRQPSMSFAEAQQLMSEWNDDLEGMEALVLEGKKFVRLPEDELGHFYSGDCYVFLCRYWMPLDTTENEDGDEQFEEDYQCTVYFWQGRDAGNMGWLTFTFSLQKKFKSLFGENLEVVRTHQQQENLKFLAYFKRKFIIHHGKRKQPKSSGNNKVEFYHLRSNGSALCTRLIQIPADSSLLNSSFCYILNVPFNNDDQTGIVYAWIGSKANSDEARLIEEIAEEMFNNPWISLQVLNEGEEPDNFFWVALGGKKPYDTDAEYMNYTRLFRCSNEKGYFTISEKCADFCQIKMSINPDVVLG, from the exons ATGGCAAACACTGGGGTATTACCATTTGTACGTGGTATTGATTTTAGCAGCAATGATTTTGGT AATGGTAAATTTCCAGAATCAGTACGTCTTATGACTGGTATACAATGGctgaaattaaacgaaaccaACTTAACAGAAATCCCAGAAGAAATGGGTAAACTATTAAAATTG GAACACCTTTCATTGGTTAAAAATAAGCTGGAACGCTTGTATGGAGAATTGACGGTGCTTGGTTGTCTCAGAACATTGAATATTAGACGCAACAATATCAAGTCAAGCGGCATACCAGCAGAATTGTTTCATTTAGAGGAATTGACTACGTTGGATTTGAGTCACAATAATTTGAAAGAAGTACCAGAAGGACTCGAGCGAGCTCGCTCCTTGCTAAATCTTAATTTAAGTCATAATCA tATTGACACAATCCCTAACACGCTGTTCATTCATCTAACTGATTTGTTATTCCTGGATcttagtaataataaattggAAACGTTACCACCACAGACTCGTCGTTTGGCCAATCTGCAgagtttaaatttaaatcacaATCCGTTGGGACACTTTCAGTTAAG GCAACTACCGTCCCTGATGAATCTAACGACCCTGCAAATGCGCGATACTCAACGGACGTTAAGCAATATTCCGTCGAATTTAGAAACGTTGACGAATCTCCAAGAACTCGATCTATCACAAAATAATTTACCTCGAGTACCAGACGCTCTTTATTCGTTACTAAATTTGCGCCGGTTAAATTTAAGCGATAACGAAATAACTGAACTATCTACAGCAATTG AACTTTGGACCAAGttggaaatattaaatatttgtcgTAATCAACTGACAGTAATACCTGCCTCCGTGTGTAAAATTGTTACTTTAAGGAGACTCTACTTAAATGACAATCAACTGGATTTCGAAGGTATTCCTTCGGGCATTGGCAAGCTATCGTCGTTGCAAGTATTTTCCGCGGCTAATAATCACCTGGAAATGATACCAGAAGGCTTATGCAG ATGCGGTTCGTTGAAAAAATTGATACTGTCATCGAATCGATTGATCACTGTACCGGATGCTATTCATCTCCTTACCGATTTGGAACAGTTGGACCTGAGAGACAACCCAAATTTGGTAATGCCACCGAAACCGATGGAGGTTCAAAAAGGATCTGGTATAGAATTCTATAACATTGATTTTTCTCTGCAACATCAACTACGACTTGCCGGCGCAAATGTTCCAACGCCAACGCAAACGGCGA ATAGCAAAGATCCGATAGCCCGTAAAATGAGACTCAGAAGAAGAAGGGATCAGGAAGAAGCTGACCAAGATCAAGCCAAGATATTGAAG GGTATGAAAGATATAGCAAAAGAGAAGAACAAAGATAAAGAGTGCGAAGAATCTAAAGTGGAATCATTGAA GCCGAAGCGATGGGACGAAACCTTGGAAAAACCACCGTTAGATTATTCCGAGTTTTTTGATGAAGATGCCGGTCAGGTACCTGGACTGTCCGTAtgggaaattgaaaatttcttaccTAACGAGATAGAAGAGGTAGCGCATGGCAAGTTTTATGAAGGCGATTGTTATATCGTTTTGAAGACGGAGATCGACGAAGCTGGATCTTTGGTGTGGGCAATTTATTTCTGGATCGGAGAAAAAGCTACG TTGGACAAAAGGGCCTGCGCTGCGATTCATGCTGTAAATTTACGTAATTATTTAGGTGCGCAATGTCGCACTATCAGAGAAGAGCAAGGCGAGGAATCCGATGaatttttaatgttatttGAGTCTGGTATCACGTACATAGAAGGTGGTCGTACTTCATCCGGCTTTTACACAGTTGAAGATACG CCGTCGATAACGCGACTTTATAGAGTACACGCCGCCGGTGCTTCGATTCATTTAGAACCGGTCCCAGTCTGTTTTGACTCTTTGGACCCGGATTTCGTATTTGTTCTGGACTCTGGTTATAAGATTTTTATATGGTACGGTAAAACAGCAAAGAGCACCTTGAAATCAAAAGCAAGATTAATGGCtgagaaaataaacaaaaacgaaagaaagaacAAAGCAGAAATTCTAACGGAAATCATGAATTCCGAATCGGACGATTTTCTGTCGCATTTGAATGTGAAAGACATTTCGCAACTACCACAAATCACT GAACACGTAGATCCGAATTTTATACCGTTTACACCACGTCTGTATCAAGTTCAGCTTGGTATGGGTTATTTAGAGTTACCACAAGTCGAAGTACCTCATGGAAAATTAACGAACACGTTGTTGAACAATCGTAACGTTTATATATTGGATTGCCATTTGGATGTCTACGTTTG GTTTGGAAAAAAGTCAACGAGATTGGTACGAGCTGCTGCTGTTAAGCTTTCTCAAGAATTGTTTAACATGATAGAACGGCCGGAATACGCTATGGTAACAAGATTACAAGAAGGAACCGAATCTCAG ATTTTCAAATCTAAATTTACCGGTTGGGACGAAGTTATAGCTGTCGATTTTACTAGAACTGCCGAATCGGTTGCTAAAACTGGCGCAGATCTTACGAAATGGGCCAAACAGCAGGAAACGAAG GCAGATCTGGCTGCACTTTTCATGCCTAGACAACCGTCGATGTCGTTCGCTGAGGCGCAACAACTCATGTCCGAATGGAACGACGATTTAGAAGGAATGGAAGCGTTGGTTTTAGAAGGGAAGAAATTCGTACGTTTACCAGAAGATGAATTAGGCCATTTTTATAGTGGTGATTGTTACGTATTTTTATGCCGTTACTGGATG CCACTCGATACTACGGAGAACGAAGACGGTGACGAGCAGTTCGAGGAAGATTATCAGTGTACAGTATATTTCTGGCAAGGTAGAGACGCAGGAAACATGGGATGGTTAACGTTTACATTTAG TTTACAGAAAAAATTTAAATCGTTATTTGGTGAGAATTTGGAAGTGGTTAGAACTCATCAACAACAAGAAAATTTAAAGTTTTTGGCAtactttaaaagaaaatttattattcatcaTGGCAAGCGTAAACAGCCTAAATCGTCTGGTAATAATAAGGTTGAATTCTATCACTTAAGGAGTAATGGAAGTGCGTTGTGTACTAGGCTGATACAAATACCAGCTGATTCTTCATTATTAAACTCTTCGTTCTG TTATATTTTAAACGTGCCGTTTAACAACGACGACCAAACTGGAATAGTGTACGCTTGGATTGGTTCTAAAGCGAACAGCGATGAAGCTCGTTTAATCGAAGAAATTGCCGAAGAAATGTTCAATAAC CCATGGATTAGTTTGCAAGTTTTGAATGAAGGTGAAGAACCAGATAACTTCTTCTGGGTAGCTCTTGGTGGGAAAAAGCCATATGATACCGATGCGGAATACATGAATTACACTAGATTATTTAGATGTTCGAACGAGAAAGGATATTTTACTATCAGCGAGAAATGCGCCGATTTTTGTcaa ATAAAGATGAGTATAAATCCCGATGTTGTTTTAGGATGA